Proteins encoded in a region of the Drosophila sechellia strain sech25 chromosome 2L, ASM438219v1, whole genome shotgun sequence genome:
- the LOC6614657 gene encoding brain tumor protein — MASSPTPSLDSMRGGANSIESYEHAGYLSDSPLTLSGSSPPASDSAICSDEYTGGSSVKSRSEVTVINGHHPISASVSSSSSASSSSCSSSSSSSSSSSSSSSSTSGLSGCGSTSSSVISANNVASSNGPGVIGSNLQSSNNGGNSGISSLVVGAGKGSNSSSNSSSSNTSANGSPPRCTACKSKCSDAVAKCFDCQSYLCANCVTAHEFMHCFNGHNVCLIKGFEASTTGTPLSVGSPSNNPASNEFKYASSLTMMLQQQQQQLDSQQQQQQQQQLLPAQPMSQLSKIVLAAAAQANSQEQQREDSIYGSLHPQQQQQQRQLFCPRHKQELLKFSCRTCCILVCKECIVLEHSTGLHELENVQSPGMTTSTGSTANESALQTLLADMRGKIGEIVGIAGNSDQNLTKVKLQYQKAHNELNETHQFFASMLDERKTELLKELETLYTAKVNSNNSWQQRSRDLIDKGLATCEAVERSPAPPSSLLADALLLRKSLEQQLQTGIQEMQLPFEIEFMSNYQSIQAGVRNTFGYIRANSSDGGPTGMSLTSNGHGKQPPIARPTQSASNSSASSAGSGHHGHHQQSHHHGHHNHHQTAHHQQLQAQSSLHGLGLGLSGASLLDSSSSAGGAVGAFSNGGLLLSGRDRNALAVEQHFGELMPKRGGGGYTGSNGSATSAVAHYNPYEKWSNGGSDNLFSSVTSGVSGSSAVADAFASLSAVGGSVVSGAGAGGSTVSSESLLDLTNKLLSATIYPPKSQIKRQKMIYHCKFGEFGVMEGQFTEPSGVAVNAQNDIIVADTNNHRIQIFDKEGRFKFQFGECGKRDSQLLYPNRVAVVRNSGDIIVTERSPTHQIQIYNQYGQFVRKFGATILQHPRGVTVDNKGRIIVVECKVMRVIIFDQNGNVLHKFGCSKHLEFPNGVVVNDKQEIFISDNRAHCVKVFNYEGQYLRQIGGEGITNYPIGVGINSNGEILIADNHNNFNLTIFTQDGQLISALESKVKHAQCFDVALMDDGSVVLASKDYRLYIYRYVQLAPVVLHKLHSNINETSKSFLADRIQQHFI; from the exons ATGGCGTCCTCACCGACACCATCTCTGGACTCGATGCGGGGCGGGGCGAACTCGATCGAATCGTACGAACACGCCGGCTATCTATCAGACTCTCCGCTCACGTTGAGCGGTTCATCGCCACCGGCCAGCGATTCGGCAATCTGCAGTGATGAGTACACGGGCGGCAGCAGCGTTAAGTCACGCTCTGAGGTGACCGTAATCAATGGCCATCATCCCATTTCGGCCTCCGTATCGTCCAGCTCTTCGGCCAGCTCTTCCTCCTGCTCGTCGTCatcgtcctcatcctcgtcTTCATCATCGTCCAGCTCCTCGACCAGCGGCCTCAGCGGTTGCGGCAGTACCAGCAGCAGTGTGATCAGCGCCAACAACGTTGCGAGCAGCAATGGACCAGGCGTTATCGGCAGCAATCTTCAGTCCTCAAACAATGGCGGCAACTCGGGCATCAGCAGTCTGGTCGTTGGAGCCGGCAagggcagcaacagcagcagcaacagctccTCGAGCAACACATCCGCCAATGGATCTCCGCCACGTTGCACCGCCTGCAAGAGCAAGTGCAGCGACGCGGTGGCCAAGTGCTTCGATTGCCAGAGCTATCTGTGCGCCAATTGTGTAACTGCTCATGAGTTCATGCACTGTTTCAACGGACACAATGTGTGCCTGATTAAGGGTTTTGAGGCGAGCACCACTGGCACCCCGCTGTCCGTTGGATCGCCCAGCAACAATCCGGCGTCGAATGAGTTCAAGTACGCCAGTTCGCTGACCATGatgctgcaacagcagcagcagcagctcgactcgcaacaacagcaacagcagcagcaacaattgctGCCGGCGCAGCCTATGTCACAACTCTCGAAGATTGTACTAGCAGCCGCCGCGCAGGCAAATtcccaggagcagcagcgagAGGATAGCATCTATGGTTCACTGCACcctcaacaacaacagcagcagcgacaactCTTCTGCCCCCGACACAAACAGGAGCTGCTCAAGTTCAGTTGCCGCACCTGCTGCATCCTGGTGTGCAAGGAGTGCATTGTGTTGGAGCACTCCACAGGTCTCCACGAACTGGAGAACGTGCAGTCACCTGGAATGACAACCTCTACGGGATCCACGGCCAACGAGTCAGCTTTGCAGACTCTGCTCGCCGATATGCGTGGCAAAATTGGCGAGATTGTCGGCATTGCTGGAAACTCGGACCAGAATCTCACCAAGGTGAAGCTGCAGTACCAAAAGGCTCACAACGAGCTGAACGAGACGCACCAGTTCTTCGCTTCCATGCTGGACGAGCGCAAGACAGAATTGCTCAAGGAACTGGAAACGCTGTACACGGCCAAGGTTAACAGCAACAATTCGTGGCAGCAACGCTCCCGCGACTTGATCGACAAGGGACTGGCCACCTGCGAGGCGGTCGAGCGGAGTCCTGCTCCGCCTTCCTCCTTGCTGGCAGATGCCCTTCTCCTACGCAAATCCCTGGAGCAGCAACTACAGACGGGCATTCAGGAGATGCAGCTGCCCTTTGAGATCGAATTTATGTCCAACTATCAGTCGATTCAGGCCGGCGTGCGCAACACCTTTGGTTACATTCGAGCAAACAGCTCAGACGGTGGACCTACTGGCATGAGCCTGACGAGCAATGGCCACGGAAAGCAGCCGCCAATTGCCCGGCCAACACAGagcgccagcaacagcagtgcGAGCAGCGCGGGCAGTGGTCACCATGGCCACCACCAACAGTCACACCATCATGGCCACCACAATCATCACCAGACGGCCCATCATCAACAGCTGCAGGCGCAATCGTCGCTGCACGGCCTGGGTCTTGGATTGAGTGGCGCCAGTTTGTTGGATAGCAGCTCTAGCGCAGGTGGAGCAGTGGGAGCCTTCAGCAACGGAGGACTCCTGCTGAGCGGTCGCGATCGCAACGCTCTGGCAGTGGAACAGCATTTTGGTGAGCTGATGCCCAAGCGAGGAGGAGGTGGCTACACCGGCAGCAATGGATCAGCCACCAGTGCCGTGGCCCACTACAATCCCTACGAGAAGTGGAGCAACGGCGGTAGCGACAATCTCTTTTCATCGGTGACAAGCGGCGTGTCCGGTAGCTCTGCAGTGGCCGATGCGTTTGCCAGCCTGTCTGCTGTTGGAGGATCCGTGGTTAGTGGCGCTGGAGCTGGCGGAAGTACCGTGAGCTCAGAGTCCCTGCTGGACCTCACCAACAAGCTGCTTTCGGCCACTATCTATCCGCCCAAGTCGCAGATCAAGCGGCAGAAGATGATTTACCACTGCAAGTTCGGCGAATTCGGCGTGATGGAGGGCCAGTTCACGGAGCCCAGCGGTGTGGCGGTAAATGCCCAGAATGACATCATTGTTGCGGATACGAACAACCATCGCATTCAGATCTTCGACAAGGAGGGACGCTTCAAGTTCCAGTTTGGCGAGTGCGGCAAGCGTGACTCGCAGCTGCTCTATCCGAACCGCGTGGCCGTGGTGCGCAACTCCGGCGATATCATTGTCACCGAGCGCTCACCCACACACCAGATCCAGATCTACAATCAGTACGGCCAGTTTGTGAGGAAGTTCGGGGCCACCATTCTGCAGCATCCTCGCGGCGTGACCGTGGACAACAAGGGCCGGATCATTGTGGTGGAGTGCAAGGTGATGCGTGTGATCATCTTTGATCAGAACGGCAATGTGCTGCACAAGTTCGGGTGCTCTAAGCACCTCGAGTTCCCCAACGGCGTGGTGGTCAACGATAAGCAGGAGATCTTCATCAGCGACAATCGGGCGCACTGCGTCAAGGTGTTCAACTACGAGGGCCAGTATCTGCGGCAGATTGGCGGCGAGGGAATTACCAACTACCCGATTGGCGTCGGGATCAACTCGAACGGGGAGATCCTCATCGCGGACAACCACAACAACTTCAACCTGACGATCTTCACGCAGGACGGGCAGCTGATCTCGGCGCTCGAGTCGAAGGTGAAGCACGCGCAGTGCTTCGATGTGGCGCTCATGGACGACGGCAGTGTGGTGCTGGCCAGCAAGGACTATCGGCTCTACATATATCGCTATGTCCAACTGGCGCCAGTGG TATTGCACAAATTGCACAGCAACATCAATGAAACCAGCAAGAGCTTCTTGGCAGACAGAATACAGCAACATTTCATTTGA